In the genome of Xanthocytophaga agilis, one region contains:
- the sucC gene encoding ADP-forming succinate--CoA ligase subunit beta yields the protein MNIHEYQGKDILKSYGVRVQEGIVVNTPDEAVEAARQLHEKTGTNFYVVKAQIHAGGRGKGGGVKVAKNFEEVREKAKNILGMQLITHQTGPEGKKVHKVLIAQDVYYPGPSEPKEYYLSILLDRGKSCNVIMASTEGGMDIEEVAEHHPDKIVKEWIDPVIGLQPFQARKVAFGLGLEGEAFKEMVKFITALYRAYVETDSSMFEINPVLKTSDNKILAVDAKVNLDDNALYRHTNYADLRDLNEEDPLEIEASQSGLNYVKLDGNVGCMVNGAGLAMATMDIIKLSGGEPANFLDVGGGANAQTVEAGFRIILKDPNVKAILINIFGGIVRCDRVANGVVEAYKKIGDIKVPIIVRLQGTNAEEGARIIDESGLKVFSAVQLKDAAARVTDVLKTV from the coding sequence ATGAACATTCACGAATATCAAGGCAAAGACATTCTGAAAAGTTACGGCGTTCGTGTTCAGGAAGGTATTGTTGTCAATACTCCTGATGAGGCTGTAGAAGCAGCACGTCAGTTGCACGAAAAAACCGGCACTAATTTCTATGTAGTAAAAGCCCAGATCCACGCTGGTGGACGCGGAAAAGGAGGCGGAGTGAAAGTGGCTAAAAATTTTGAAGAGGTACGAGAGAAAGCCAAAAATATTCTGGGAATGCAGTTGATTACTCATCAGACAGGCCCTGAAGGAAAAAAAGTACATAAGGTGTTGATTGCTCAGGATGTATACTATCCTGGTCCTTCAGAACCGAAAGAATATTATCTGAGTATTCTTTTAGATCGTGGTAAGTCTTGCAATGTAATTATGGCAAGTACTGAGGGTGGTATGGATATAGAAGAAGTAGCAGAGCATCACCCTGACAAAATCGTAAAAGAATGGATTGACCCTGTAATTGGTCTGCAACCATTTCAGGCACGTAAAGTAGCCTTTGGCTTAGGTCTTGAAGGCGAAGCATTCAAAGAGATGGTGAAATTCATCACTGCTTTGTACCGTGCGTATGTAGAAACAGATTCTTCTATGTTTGAAATCAACCCTGTGTTGAAAACCTCAGACAACAAGATATTAGCTGTAGATGCAAAAGTAAACCTGGACGACAACGCATTGTATCGTCATACAAACTATGCAGATCTGCGTGACCTGAACGAAGAAGATCCTCTGGAAATCGAAGCGAGCCAGTCTGGTCTGAACTACGTGAAACTGGATGGTAACGTAGGTTGTATGGTAAACGGTGCTGGTCTGGCTATGGCTACTATGGATATTATCAAATTATCAGGTGGTGAACCTGCCAACTTCCTTGATGTAGGTGGTGGAGCTAATGCACAAACAGTAGAAGCAGGTTTTCGTATCATCCTGAAAGATCCAAATGTAAAAGCTATTCTGATCAACATCTTTGGTGGTATCGTTCGTTGTGACCGTGTTGCCAATGGTGTGGTTGAAGCTTACAAGAAAATCGGAGATATAAAAGTACCTATTATCGTTCGTCTGCAAGGAACCAACGCTGAAGAGGGTGCCCGTATCATTGATGAATCAGGTCTGAAAGTATTCTCTGCTGTTCAGTTAAAAGATGCAGCAGCAAGAGTAACAGATGTGCTCAAGACTGTATAA
- a CDS encoding PepSY-associated TM helix domain-containing protein, whose protein sequence is MKFSGLPNRAYNILFHTHTVSGIVISVALYIIFFAGAFTLFRDEFYKWENPAARYYTGKPIDYDTTLQKVKSVIPNFDWSDDTYLTTPSYTRPDIWVSGHIQTASHQEEHFRGTYSPVNQAFSKELKTTTGETLYRLHFLDQLPGLGRYIAGFVSLFFLFATLTGVLIHWRNIVTKFYGFSLKGSWKQLWTNAHTVLGILGLPFQLLYAITGAFYILSILILLPTVLVFFGGNQQKVISAIRPNEGIVLKENAQTVSNHLSINQFVTKVQHEYPGFEINLIGLKHYKKEDAHITFMLKDAQSFTGDGLVSYSLIDGKKLIESMPGNKTYVQSVLFGIGRIHFGTFGGILVKIIYFILALLTCFVLISGILIWKEARNKKEYTDQQKRFHHKVTMWYLAICFGLYPAIALLFISEQLVPFQLSNRFTIVNSLFFGGWLAISICSYFYRTESRLTRFTLLMGGILSLVVPLSNSIVTGDWIGKALSTKQYTVLGVDLFWLLTGIVSLGIFSYLRKTEKRNNQLKPVKEIAR, encoded by the coding sequence ATGAAATTCTCTGGTCTGCCTAACCGAGCTTACAACATTTTATTTCATACCCATACAGTTTCTGGAATTGTAATCAGTGTAGCACTTTATATCATTTTCTTTGCAGGAGCTTTCACGTTATTTCGGGATGAATTTTACAAATGGGAAAATCCAGCAGCCCGATACTATACGGGTAAACCTATAGATTATGACACTACACTACAAAAAGTTAAAAGTGTCATTCCCAATTTTGACTGGAGTGATGACACGTATTTAACAACACCATCCTATACGCGTCCGGATATATGGGTAAGTGGGCATATTCAGACCGCCAGTCACCAAGAAGAACATTTTCGGGGAACCTATTCACCAGTCAACCAAGCGTTTAGCAAAGAACTTAAAACCACTACTGGCGAAACGTTATACAGGCTGCATTTCCTGGATCAACTGCCGGGCCTAGGTAGATACATAGCAGGGTTTGTGTCATTATTTTTTTTGTTTGCCACACTGACGGGCGTACTTATCCATTGGCGAAATATTGTTACCAAATTTTATGGATTCTCACTAAAAGGTTCCTGGAAGCAACTCTGGACAAATGCCCATACAGTATTAGGAATCTTAGGATTACCTTTTCAACTGCTATATGCAATCACAGGTGCATTTTATATTTTATCCATTCTTATTCTATTGCCAACAGTCCTCGTATTTTTTGGAGGGAATCAACAGAAAGTGATTAGTGCTATACGTCCAAATGAAGGTATTGTATTGAAAGAAAATGCCCAGACTGTATCCAACCATCTTTCGATCAATCAATTTGTAACAAAAGTACAACATGAATATCCTGGATTTGAGATTAACCTGATTGGCTTAAAGCACTATAAAAAGGAAGATGCACATATAACATTTATGTTAAAAGATGCACAAAGCTTTACAGGAGACGGACTGGTTTCGTACAGCTTAATAGATGGTAAAAAGTTAATAGAATCCATGCCTGGTAATAAAACCTATGTACAATCTGTATTATTCGGAATTGGCAGAATACATTTTGGCACCTTTGGAGGTATACTAGTAAAGATTATTTATTTCATCCTGGCACTGTTAACCTGCTTTGTTCTGATTAGTGGGATTTTAATCTGGAAAGAGGCCCGCAACAAAAAAGAATATACAGACCAGCAAAAACGATTTCATCATAAAGTAACGATGTGGTATTTGGCTATTTGCTTTGGTTTATATCCAGCTATAGCACTTCTGTTTATTTCAGAACAACTTGTTCCGTTTCAACTGAGCAATAGATTTACTATTGTTAATTCCCTGTTTTTTGGAGGCTGGTTAGCTATTTCTATTTGCAGCTACTTTTATAGAACGGAGTCCCGCTTAACACGTTTTACTTTGCTTATGGGTGGTATACTCTCTTTAGTAGTACCCTTGTCTAATAGTATTGTAACAGGTGACTGGATTGGAAAAGCACTTTCTACAAAACAATATACTGTATTGGGAGTAGATTTGTTCTGGTTACTTACTGGCATTGTAAGCTTGGGAATTTTTAGTTACCTACGTAAAACAGAAAAACGCAATAATCAACTAAAGCCTGTAAAAGAAATTGCCAGATGA
- a CDS encoding YbjN domain-containing protein yields the protein MSANPQSVSPQVEKVTEMIHQYAESVGLTREQVFNSEKKTWRWRIGSAYIDIFIQTIRFENGTSRDYLRIFSALMQIPANDLLKFYRHLLELNDSKLGVKLTIMPNSNWVYATYERDIRGMDYHELATCIADLEYWADLLDDELKNTFPNWSN from the coding sequence ATGAGTGCAAATCCGCAATCTGTTAGCCCTCAAGTAGAGAAGGTTACTGAAATGATCCATCAATATGCAGAATCTGTTGGCTTAACACGCGAACAGGTATTTAATTCGGAAAAGAAAACCTGGCGCTGGCGTATCGGATCAGCCTATATTGATATCTTTATTCAGACTATCCGTTTTGAAAACGGAACCTCCCGTGATTATCTGCGCATTTTCTCTGCATTAATGCAAATTCCTGCCAATGATCTGCTGAAGTTTTATCGCCATCTACTTGAACTCAATGATTCAAAGTTAGGAGTGAAGCTTACTATCATGCCAAACAGCAACTGGGTATATGCTACCTATGAGCGGGATATTCGGGGTATGGATTATCACGAACTGGCAACTTGTATAGCCGATCTGGAATATTGGGCTGATTTACTGGATGATGAACTGAAAAATACATTTCCAAATTGGTCGAACTAA